From a single Patagioenas fasciata isolate bPatFas1 chromosome 19, bPatFas1.hap1, whole genome shotgun sequence genomic region:
- the UNC119 gene encoding protein unc-119 homolog A, whose product MKVKKSGGAGAGAAAARTEEELGRKTLIGPDDVLGLQRVTSDYLCTPEENVYKIDFTRFKIRDMESGTVLFEITKPAASEREHNDKKDIDPNAGRFVRYQFTPAFLRLRQVGATVEFTVGDKPINNFRMIERHYFRDQLLKSFDFEFGFCIPSSKNTCEHIYEFPQLSEDLIQEMILHPYETQSDSFYFVDNKLVMHNKADYSYSGGP is encoded by the exons atgAAGGTGAAGaagagcggcggggccggggccggggcggcggcggcgcggaccGAGGAGGAGCTGGGCCGTAAGACGCTCATCGGGCCCGACGacgtgctggggctgcagcgggTCACCAGCG ATTATTTGTGCACTCCAGAGGAAAATGTTTACAAGATAGACTTCACCAGGTTCAAAATCCGCGACATGGAATCTGGCACGGTCTTGTTTGAAATCACCAAACCAGCAGCTTCAG AACGTGAACACAATGACAAGAAGGACATTGACCCCAATGCTGGACGGTTTGTACGCTATCAGTTTACTCCAGCTTTTCTCAGACTTCGGCAAGTGGGAGCCAC gGTGGAGTTCACTGTAGGGGACAAACCCATTAACAACTTCCGCATGATTGAGAGGCATTACTTCCGGGATCAATTGCTTAAGAGTTTTGATTTTGAATTTGGGTTCTGCATCCCCAGCAGTAAAAACACTTGTGAGCACATCTATGAGTTCCCGCAGCTCTCTGAGGACCTCA TTCAAGAGATGATCCTTCATCCATATGAGACACAGTCGGACAGTTTCTACTTTGTAGACAACAAGCTCGTGATGCACAACAAGGCAGATTATTCGTACAGTGGAGGACCTTGA
- the PIGS gene encoding GPI transamidase component PIG-S, whose product MAGLSAGPASPRLLREVKMAAAAAVTTADEAERARGRRAALSFAAIAVVLGLPLWWRTTETYRAALPYADIAGLGQLPVQLAVPVAVVFAPGSVPGDLPRPLPFRDVEEMDISVNVRTSVMSRYEMVYRGTTAQEEAALDVATAREADAALHPLQDASLGSLTVYVVPETSSLLPQGISVYVGKHRSALVKAGGGLAALRTHLRQLTQVMSFTASSIAAVLSDRVPDGQLGPDTRRHLKSSLGYEITFSLLNPDPKSHAVHWDIEHAVNRYVQPILDKLSLVANFSVDSQILYYAVLGVTPRFDKESSSFLLSAHSLPHVINPVEARLGSSAASLYPVLNFLLYVPERSHSPLYIQDKDGAPVSTNAFHSPRWGGIMVYNVEAPASPQASLPLHVDVDMVRVMEIFLAQLRLLFGLSREELPPEFLLESPGNEGLADWELDRLLWAHTLENIATVSTTLTSLAQLLDKIGNIVIKDDVASEVYQAVASAQTAVAKLSLGHLHSAFQASKKAVTSSERAFFDPSLLHLLYFPDDQKFAIYIPLFLPMAVPILLSLAKIVRETRQRKKEPTKMD is encoded by the exons ATGGCTGGGCTGAGCGCGGGTCCCGCCTCCCCGCGGCTGCTCCGGGAAGtgaagatggcggcggcggcggcggtgacAACGGCGGATGAAGCAG agcgggcgcggggccggcgggccGCCCTGTCCTTCGCGGCCATCgccgtggtgctggggctgccgctGTGGTGGAGAACGACCGAGACGTACCGCGCCGCGCTGCCCTACGCGGACATCGCGGGGCTGGGCCAGCTGCCG GTGCAGCTGGCGGTGCCCGTCGCCGTGGTGTTCGCCCCGGGGTCGGTGCCCGGGGACCTGCCGAGGCCGCTGCCGTTCAGGGATGTGGAGGAGATGGACATCTCTGTGAACG TGAGAACCAGTGTCATGTCCCGATACGAGATGGTCTATCGCGGCACCACAGCTCAGGAAGAGGCAGCGCTGGATGTGGCTACTGCACGAG AGGCTGATGCTGCTCTGCACCCGCTGCAGGATGCTTCTTTGGGCTCTCTGACTGTGTACGTGGTCCCTGAAACCTCCTCTCTCCTGCCTCAG GGCATCAGTGTGTACGTGGGGAAGCACCGCAGTGCCCTGGTGAAGGCTGGCGGGGGCCTGGCCGCCCTCCGCACGCACCTCCGGCAGCTCACGCAGGTGATGTCCTTCACGGCCAGCTCCATTGCCGCTGTCCTCTCAGACCGTGTGCCCGATGGCCAGCTCGGCCCTGACACCCGACGGCACTTGAAATCCAGCCTGG GGTACGAGATCACCTTCAGCCTGCTGAACCCCGACCCCAAGTCCCATGCTGTGCACTGGGACATCGAGCATGCCGTGAACCGCTACGTGCAGCCCATCCTGGACAAGCTGAGCTTGGTGGCCAACTTCTCTGTTGACTCGCAG ATCCTGTACTACGCCGTTCTAGGAGTGACACCACGCTTTGACAAGGAGTCCTCCAGCTTCCTCCTGAGTGCCCACAGCCTCCCACACGTCATCAACCCAGTGGAAGCCCGACTGG GCTCCAGTGCTGCCTCACTCTACCCCGTGCTGAACTTCCTGCTTTATGTGCCAGAGCGCTCCCACTCTCCCCTGTACATCCAGGACAAGGATGGAGCCCCAGTGAGCACCAACGCCTTCCACAGCCCCCGCTGGGGTGGCATCATG GTTTACAATGTTGAAGCCCCTGCTTCTCCACAAGCCTCCCTTCCGCTGCACGTGGACGTGGACATGGTGCGAGTGATGGAGATTTTCCTGGCCCAGCTGCG GTTACTGTTTGGGTTATCTCGTGAGGAGCTGCCCCCTGAGTTCTTGCTGGAGAGCCCAGGGAATGAGGGCCTGGCCGACTGGGAGCTGGACCGCCTGCTCTGGGCCCACACCCTGGAGAACATCGCCACTGTGTCCACCACCCTGACCTCACTGGCCCAGCTCCTGGACAAGATCGGGAACATTGTCATCAAAGATGATGTTGCCTCTGAG GTGTACCAAGCGGTGGCCTCAGCCCAGACTGCTGTAGCCAAGTTGTCCCTGGGCCACCTGCACTCGGCTTTCCAGGCCAGCAAGAAGGCGGTTACCTCCTCAGAGCGTGCGTTCTTTGACCCATCACTCCTCCATCTCCTCTACTTCCCTGATGACCAGAAATTTGCCATCTACATCCcgctcttcctgcccatggctgtcccCATTCTCCTCTCCTTGGCCAAGATTGTCCGGGAGACCAGGCAGCGTAAGAAGGAGCCCACCAAGATGGACTGA